In one window of Erythrolamprus reginae isolate rEryReg1 chromosome 1, rEryReg1.hap1, whole genome shotgun sequence DNA:
- the LOC139157554 gene encoding ribosome biogenesis regulatory protein homolog — protein MIKPSTRLPREKPLPKPRPLTKWEQFPCLKGIQPTRKKRGTLVWDEAAQEWKRRWGYRRAGGDPSREWLMEVPDSADPMEDQFAKRRHEKRERVARNELNCLKNLARAQRGRPAVDLHPTGHQDRAEMSRIAALARVSTASRGRFQPRLPKEPAVAQTNTARGKKRRFQPLLGDLEGEKKRHRELARSLSSKKPALDLTRAVNKQLHEDG, from the exons atgattAAA cCCTCGACGCGCCTGCCCAGGGAGAAGCCGCTGCCCAAACCTCGGCCGCTCACCAAGTGGGAGCAGTTCCCGTGCCTCAAGGGCATCCAGCCGACTCGCAAGAAGCGCGGCACGCTTGTCTGGGACGAAGCTGCCCAAgaatggaagcggcgctggggttacCGCCGAGCCGGCGGCGACCCCTCCCGTGAGTGGCTCATGGAAGTGCCCGACTCGGCGGACCCCATGGAGGACCAGTTTGCCAAGCGGCGCCACGAGAAGCGTGAGCGGGTGGCGCGCAACGAGCTCAACTGCCTGAAGAACCTGGCGCGCGCCCAGCGGGGCCGCCCGGCCGTCGACCTCCACCCAACGGGCCACCAAGACCGAGCCGAGATGAGCCGCATCGCCGCCCTGGCTCGCGTCTCCACCGCCTCCCGGGGCCGCTTCCAGCCTCGCCTGCCCAAGGAGCCTGCCGTCGCCCAGACCAACACGGCCCGTGGCAAGAAGCGGCGCTTCCAGCCGCTGCTGGGCGACCTTGAAGGGGAGAAGAAGCGGCACCGGGAGCTGGCCCGCAGCCTGAGTAGCAAGAAGCCCGCCCTGGACCTCACTCGCGCCGTCAACAAGCAGCTCCACgaagacgggtga